Proteins from one Tistrella bauzanensis genomic window:
- a CDS encoding rod-binding protein — MSTILSTSLATPRLPSSASTASNLDAAGKPEQGRLHSLATARSFDVDTAREKTEELEGVFLSRLVATMLDSVELMPGMNQGAGAKAAEDFQKSMMAEKVGATMAQAGGIGLSADVLDQLIRIQSAQS; from the coding sequence ATGTCGACCATCCTCAGCACCAGTCTCGCCACACCGCGCCTGCCGTCCTCGGCCTCGACCGCCAGCAATCTCGATGCCGCCGGCAAGCCGGAACAGGGCCGGCTGCACAGCCTCGCCACCGCCCGCAGCTTCGACGTCGACACCGCACGCGAGAAGACCGAGGAGCTGGAAGGCGTTTTCCTGTCGCGTCTGGTGGCAACCATGCTCGACAGCGTGGAATTGATGCCGGGCATGAACCAGGGCGCCGGCGCCAAGGCGGCCGAAGACTTCCAGAAGTCGATGATGGCCGAAAAGGTCGGCGCCACCATGGCCCAGGCCGGCGGCATCGGGCTGTCGGCCGATGTTCTCGACCAGTTGATCCGTATCCAGTCCGCCCAGTCCTGA